A single genomic interval of Rhodothermia bacterium harbors:
- the rsgA gene encoding ribosome small subunit-dependent GTPase A: MSKATHISGVVLKSTGSWYKVSTTEGMISARIRGKFRLKDKETTNPVAVGDRVTLRLEADGSGTIADIHPRWSKLSRRAAGRRATIEHVIVANVDMAWCVQSVVFPKFNPGFIDRFLVMAEINELSAGIILNKTDLLDEALATEMAWWKQTYEDIGYSVLMTSSANGNGITALKAALSGKINVMSGPSGVGKSSLLNVLEPNMGIKTGEVSDYTGKGKHTTTHAELWPLSDGGYVADTPGLREFGIWDLAPEDLSGFFLEFRPFLDDCRYPNCTHDHEPSCAIIQAVNEGSITPERYNSYRNILQTLKQGLKDTGR; this comes from the coding sequence ATGAGCAAAGCAACCCATATAAGTGGTGTCGTTCTAAAATCAACCGGAAGCTGGTACAAGGTGTCAACCACCGAAGGGATGATTTCCGCCCGTATTCGCGGGAAGTTCCGCCTAAAAGACAAAGAAACCACCAATCCTGTAGCTGTGGGAGACCGCGTAACGCTAAGATTGGAGGCAGACGGTTCTGGGACTATAGCCGATATACACCCACGTTGGAGCAAACTAAGCCGCCGTGCTGCTGGTCGAAGGGCAACCATCGAGCATGTTATCGTGGCCAATGTAGATATGGCGTGGTGCGTGCAATCGGTTGTTTTTCCTAAATTCAATCCCGGTTTTATAGACCGCTTTTTGGTCATGGCTGAGATTAATGAACTATCGGCTGGTATTATTTTGAACAAAACCGATCTCTTGGACGAAGCATTGGCAACAGAAATGGCGTGGTGGAAGCAAACTTATGAAGACATTGGGTATTCGGTATTGATGACTTCTTCCGCGAACGGCAATGGGATAACGGCCCTAAAAGCGGCTCTTTCCGGAAAAATAAACGTCATGTCTGGCCCTTCGGGAGTCGGTAAATCCAGTTTACTCAATGTCTTAGAACCCAATATGGGTATAAAAACGGGCGAGGTATCGGACTATACCGGAAAGGGTAAACACACCACCACCCATGCCGAACTTTGGCCGCTCTCAGACGGAGGCTATGTGGCCGATACACCCGGACTTAGAGAATTTGGCATTTGGGATCTTGCTCCAGAAGACCTCTCCGGTTTTTTTCTGGAATTTAGACCGTTTTTGGATGATTGTCGTTATCCAAACTGTACCCACGACCACGAACCAAGTTGCGCGATTATTCAAGCCGTGAACGAGGGTTCCATTACACCAGAACGTTACAACAGCTATCGTAATATTTTACAAACACTGAAACAGG